From a single Gemmatimonadota bacterium genomic region:
- the fdhF gene encoding formate dehydrogenase subunit alpha, whose protein sequence is MIQSANGPRGATFTLTLDGEKVEFQRGETLLEVADRHRKEIPTLCYDPRLEPFGACRLCVVEVEGSRNPVASCTTKAEPNMVVRTRSASLEMHRRVLMEMVASENRDLEVDPLSGYASQEASTLLDRYEARTGRFQGARSGHSRPDDPNPFILRDYDNCISCYRCVRVCAEQEGDFAISVQGRGFHTQITTEFAGWLKDSSCTFCGQCVQTCPTGALGDLKALAHRDVPGETKSTRTICPYCGVGCSVDLQTRGDVLVGVLPAMDGPANRGALCVKGQFAFDFVQHPDRLKTPFVRDESGQLRPATWDEALDRAAAGLGTVVAEHGRHALYGIASGRAPHEAAYMMQRFMRAGLGTNNIDNCSRAUHAPTVAGLAATIGRGAMSNPLVDMEKPDVIFCIGTNMTECHPVAATRLKRALARGAKLIVADPRRIGLAELSDLYLPIRVGSDTALLLAMAHVLAREGLIDRGFVEGRTREAEAFLEHVKDFPPEWAAPICEVPAADIEKAALWYGGADRGAIYYTLGITEHVCGVENVQSLCNLALMTGHIGREGTGVNPMRGQNNIQGAGDCGALPNNYPGFQSVTDPAHQAKFENVYGRATDLEKGMTKVTALELAGDRIRAMLIDGENTVVSDPDRQHCEHALESLDFLVVIDIFMTETAELADVVFPATGWAETDGVCTNTERRVQRLRAAVPPPGEARPDWWIIDQLAQRMGFQGFGFESAKEVFNELCALSPIYAGLDWDRIEHGEYQWPVPEKGHPGTPRLHEDSFPIEGGRGIFKVVGYRDPAETISADYPVWLTTGRRLASYHTRTQTGRARGIDYLLPEEVLEVHPDDVRDWGLEDGGWAELTSPRGCVNIKVKATNRSPRGTVFASFSFNDVPVNNLTGGGYDPVTHTAELKVCPVRVTPA, encoded by the coding sequence ATGATCCAGAGCGCGAATGGACCGAGGGGCGCCACGTTCACGCTGACGCTCGACGGTGAGAAGGTCGAGTTCCAGCGAGGGGAGACCCTTCTGGAGGTGGCGGATCGACACCGCAAGGAGATTCCCACGCTCTGCTACGACCCGCGCCTCGAGCCGTTCGGCGCCTGTCGCCTGTGCGTGGTAGAGGTAGAAGGCTCCCGCAACCCCGTCGCCTCCTGCACCACCAAAGCCGAGCCCAATATGGTGGTGCGCACGCGTTCAGCGAGCCTGGAGATGCACCGGCGGGTGCTGATGGAGATGGTCGCCTCCGAGAACCGGGATCTGGAGGTCGATCCCCTCTCCGGGTATGCCTCGCAGGAGGCGTCCACGCTGCTGGATCGCTACGAGGCGCGCACCGGTCGCTTCCAGGGAGCGCGCTCCGGCCACAGCCGACCGGACGATCCCAACCCGTTCATCCTGCGCGACTACGACAACTGCATCTCCTGTTATCGCTGCGTGCGGGTCTGCGCGGAGCAGGAGGGCGACTTCGCGATTTCCGTCCAGGGCCGTGGCTTCCACACGCAGATCACCACGGAGTTCGCCGGCTGGCTCAAGGACTCGTCCTGCACGTTCTGCGGGCAGTGTGTGCAGACCTGCCCCACCGGTGCCCTGGGCGATCTCAAGGCGCTGGCGCACCGGGACGTGCCCGGGGAGACGAAGAGCACGCGTACCATCTGCCCGTATTGCGGTGTGGGCTGCTCCGTTGACCTGCAGACGCGCGGCGACGTGCTGGTGGGCGTGCTCCCCGCGATGGACGGGCCTGCCAACCGCGGTGCGCTCTGCGTGAAAGGGCAGTTCGCCTTCGATTTCGTGCAGCACCCCGATCGGCTGAAGACACCCTTCGTGCGAGACGAATCCGGCCAGCTCCGGCCCGCCACCTGGGACGAGGCGCTCGATCGGGCCGCCGCCGGCCTGGGCACGGTGGTGGCCGAGCATGGTCGCCACGCGCTCTACGGGATCGCCTCGGGCCGCGCGCCCCACGAAGCTGCCTACATGATGCAACGCTTCATGCGGGCGGGGCTCGGGACCAACAACATCGACAATTGCAGCCGTGCCTGACACGCTCCCACAGTCGCCGGTCTGGCGGCCACGATTGGGAGAGGGGCCATGTCGAACCCGCTGGTCGACATGGAGAAGCCCGATGTCATCTTCTGCATCGGCACCAACATGACCGAGTGCCACCCTGTGGCAGCGACCCGGTTGAAGCGGGCGCTGGCACGGGGGGCGAAGCTGATCGTCGCCGATCCGCGGCGGATCGGGTTGGCGGAGCTCTCGGACCTCTACCTGCCCATCCGGGTGGGGTCCGACACCGCCCTGCTGTTGGCCATGGCGCACGTGCTCGCGCGCGAGGGGCTGATCGATCGCGGCTTCGTGGAGGGGCGCACCCGCGAAGCGGAAGCATTCCTCGAACACGTGAAGGACTTCCCGCCCGAGTGGGCAGCCCCCATCTGCGAGGTTCCGGCCGCCGACATCGAGAAGGCCGCGCTCTGGTACGGGGGAGCGGACCGCGGCGCCATCTACTACACACTGGGTATCACCGAGCACGTCTGTGGCGTCGAGAACGTCCAGAGTCTCTGCAACCTGGCACTGATGACCGGTCACATCGGGCGTGAAGGAACCGGCGTGAATCCGATGCGGGGCCAGAACAACATCCAGGGTGCCGGCGATTGCGGGGCGCTCCCCAACAACTACCCCGGATTCCAGTCCGTCACCGACCCGGCCCATCAGGCGAAGTTCGAGAACGTCTACGGCCGCGCGACGGATCTCGAGAAGGGCATGACCAAGGTCACTGCGCTGGAGTTGGCGGGGGATCGCATCCGAGCCATGCTGATCGACGGCGAGAACACCGTCGTCTCCGACCCCGACCGGCAGCACTGCGAGCACGCGCTCGAGAGCCTCGACTTCCTGGTGGTCATCGACATCTTCATGACGGAGACCGCAGAGCTGGCCGACGTGGTGTTTCCTGCTACCGGGTGGGCCGAGACCGACGGCGTTTGCACGAACACGGAGCGCCGCGTGCAGCGCTTGCGCGCAGCGGTGCCACCCCCGGGCGAGGCCCGTCCCGATTGGTGGATCATCGACCAGCTTGCGCAACGCATGGGCTTCCAGGGCTTCGGCTTTGAATCCGCCAAGGAGGTCTTCAACGAGCTCTGCGCGCTTTCCCCGATCTACGCGGGCCTCGACTGGGACAGGATCGAGCACGGGGAATACCAGTGGCCCGTGCCGGAGAAGGGGCACCCGGGCACGCCTCGGCTACACGAGGACTCGTTCCCCATCGAGGGAGGTCGTGGGATCTTCAAGGTGGTGGGCTACCGCGACCCGGCCGAGACCATCTCCGCGGATTACCCGGTGTGGCTGACGACGGGCCGACGGCTCGCCTCCTACCATACGCGCACGCAGACCGGCCGCGCCCGCGGGATCGACTACCTTCTGCCCGAAGAGGTGCTGGAGGTCCACCCGGACGACGTGCGCGACTGGGGACTCGAGGACGGCGGTTGGGCCGAGCTGACCAGCCCCCGCGGCTGCGTCAACATCAAGGTGAAGGCCACCAACCGCTCCCCCCGGGGCACGGTTTTCGCTTCCTTCAGCTTCAATGACGTCCCGGTCAACAACCTGACCGGAGGCGGATACGACCCCGTCACCCACACCGCGGAGCTGAAGGTCTGTCCGGTACGGGTCACGCCGGCCTAG
- a CDS encoding asparagine synthase-related protein, translated as MSAILGVYHPDGRTADPSDLERMADVLAHRGPDGRALWHEGSVGLGHLLLRTTAESTNERQPLSSEAGAVVLTADLRLDNRESLAAELGLGASPSETLPDARLLLAAYQRWGEDCPHRLLGDFAFVVWDREQGRLFAARDPMGVKPLFWTWDPGWGFAFATAIPALCALPRVGRALDGAGVALHLTLPVVDDPASTLLQAVRALPAGHALEVARQGPVTRAWWSLDPTVQHAPASDQEYATAFATLFEDAVRVRLRTHRPVAAMLSGGLDSSSIVSVASRLRGPQGERLITLSAVYDEVQASDERPFIEAVLDRWPAEASFLRADRMSPLADGGQAMALFGQPNPGPNLYLSWGLYPHAHARGARVLLDGFDGDTVVSHGLGAFAEYARHWRLVRLFRELRAWGERNDRSWHSTLRELLLYQTLGTPLEAAGVARLYRWARRRGRPPRPLPLSRDPDYASMLAPAFAECLEPYRAPLRVPVRSERDHHFRLLVRPVLPRTLELLDAVDGAFQLEPRYPYMDRRLVEFCLSLPADQKVRDGWTRSITRRALQGVLPDAVAQRVGKADLAHGFLHSLRAFEMPTLERFVGADLGGISRYVQREWIRRVYDDWLAGRASYNDMVRFWRVLTLALWLEARE; from the coding sequence ATGAGCGCCATCCTCGGGGTGTACCACCCGGACGGCCGCACGGCCGATCCGTCCGACCTGGAGCGCATGGCCGACGTGTTGGCGCATCGCGGGCCGGACGGTCGTGCGCTCTGGCACGAGGGGTCGGTGGGATTGGGTCATCTGTTGCTGCGGACGACCGCCGAGTCGACGAACGAGCGCCAGCCGCTCTCCTCCGAAGCCGGAGCGGTAGTCCTGACCGCGGACCTGCGCCTGGACAACCGCGAGTCGCTGGCCGCCGAGTTGGGACTGGGAGCGTCCCCCAGCGAGACCCTGCCGGACGCCAGGCTGTTGCTCGCAGCCTATCAGCGCTGGGGGGAGGACTGCCCGCACCGCCTGCTGGGGGACTTCGCGTTCGTGGTGTGGGACCGCGAGCAGGGCCGTTTGTTCGCAGCGCGCGACCCGATGGGCGTCAAGCCCCTCTTCTGGACGTGGGACCCGGGCTGGGGCTTCGCCTTTGCGACGGCGATCCCCGCTCTCTGCGCGCTTCCACGCGTCGGGCGTGCGCTGGACGGCGCGGGCGTGGCACTACACCTCACCCTGCCCGTCGTCGACGACCCTGCTTCCACGCTGCTGCAGGCCGTTCGCGCGCTCCCTGCGGGACATGCGTTGGAGGTCGCGCGGCAGGGACCGGTCACGCGCGCATGGTGGTCGCTGGACCCCACTGTGCAGCACGCGCCGGCGTCCGACCAGGAATACGCTACGGCGTTCGCCACCCTCTTCGAAGACGCGGTACGCGTTCGCCTGCGCACGCACCGCCCCGTGGCGGCCATGCTCAGCGGCGGGCTGGACTCCTCGTCGATCGTCTCGGTGGCCAGCCGGCTGCGCGGACCTCAGGGGGAGCGGCTCATCACGCTGTCCGCCGTCTATGACGAAGTGCAGGCTTCGGACGAGCGTCCGTTCATCGAGGCGGTGCTCGACCGCTGGCCCGCCGAGGCCTCTTTCCTCCGGGCGGACCGAATGAGCCCCCTCGCGGATGGCGGCCAGGCGATGGCGCTGTTCGGGCAACCCAATCCGGGCCCCAATCTCTACTTGAGTTGGGGACTCTACCCGCACGCGCACGCGCGCGGAGCCCGTGTCCTGCTGGACGGCTTCGACGGCGACACCGTAGTCTCGCACGGACTCGGTGCCTTCGCGGAGTACGCACGGCACTGGAGATTGGTGCGCCTCTTCAGGGAGCTGCGCGCCTGGGGTGAGCGAAACGATCGCTCCTGGCACTCGACGCTGCGCGAGCTGCTGCTGTATCAGACCCTGGGCACGCCGCTGGAGGCTGCCGGGGTCGCTCGACTCTACCGGTGGGCGCGGAGGCGGGGCCGTCCGCCTCGGCCGCTCCCCCTCTCGCGCGACCCCGACTACGCCAGCATGCTCGCGCCGGCCTTCGCGGAGTGCCTCGAGCCGTACCGCGCCCCCCTCCGCGTCCCCGTGCGTTCCGAGCGGGACCACCACTTCCGCCTGCTCGTTCGACCCGTGCTACCGCGCACGCTCGAGCTCCTGGATGCAGTGGACGGCGCCTTTCAGCTGGAGCCACGCTATCCGTACATGGACCGACGGCTGGTGGAGTTCTGCCTTTCGCTCCCTGCGGATCAGAAGGTGCGGGACGGCTGGACACGCTCCATCACGCGGAGAGCGCTCCAGGGTGTCTTGCCAGACGCTGTCGCGCAGCGCGTGGGCAAGGCCGATCTGGCCCACGGGTTCCTTCATTCCTTGCGGGCCTTCGAGATGCCCACACTGGAACGGTTCGTGGGTGCCGATCTGGGAGGGATCTCCCGCTACGTGCAGCGAGAGTGGATCCGGCGGGTCTACGACGACTGGCTGGCGGGTCGCGCGTCGTACAACGACATGGTGCGCTTTTGGCGCGTGCTCACCCTTGCGCTCTGGCTGGAGGCACGTGAGTGA
- a CDS encoding EAL domain-containing protein, whose protein sequence is MADSNLHRNLRPALLGLVAFYLYLAGEGLLVWSSASRIPPVLSALGAALLLLGMARSLGTPLGRRLGSHRTAFLAGVVVMAHTLLWMLRDPLASPGPRLSVVLLGGSMVLLSARWLAALSGLVVGGLVGGALLIPGVGLEDNAMLSLLAATVTAFIVQRFHVRSVRRLTDLRRAAEEERQAREESDERYRLAAEGSSDGLYDWNLRTQSVFFSNRWQSLLGEGQPLDSDPAEWLGRIHPDDASRVRESLERHWSGATAQFEEEHRLRQADGEYRWVLARGVSQRAPDGTAIRMAGSLTDLSTRGLFDPLTGLPNRRLLIERLERALAARGRDDSDFSVLFVDLDRFKLVNDSLGHSAGDALLIEAAARIQSCVRATDTVARLGGDEFVIVLERVDVPEGVLVTIERIQSKLSVPMKVDARELHLGASIGAVMDTRGYDDALDVLRDADTAMYEAKQRGQPWAVFDVAMRERLSERLSLEGELHLALRCEQFVVHYQPIVDVDSEEITGYEALVRWDHPERGLVGPNHFIEVMEETGLIVELGEWVLRSACVEIMTAFPAGGSDPAPSVSVNVSRIQLRPTFAEEVAAILQEVGFDPRRLKLEITETAILQQPELAADTLRSLRTLGVQIMMDDFGTGHSSLGVLQVLPIDQLKIDRSFVQRISEDPQAAELVRAIIAMGRGLGLQVVAEGVETQAQLESLRSFECDLGQGFLFARPAGLRDVGRALAS, encoded by the coding sequence ATGGCGGATTCCAACCTCCACCGCAATCTGCGACCGGCCCTGCTGGGCCTGGTCGCCTTCTACCTCTACCTCGCGGGGGAGGGGTTGCTGGTCTGGTCGTCCGCCAGTCGCATCCCTCCGGTGCTGTCCGCACTCGGAGCGGCGCTTCTCCTACTGGGCATGGCGCGTTCCCTCGGGACCCCCCTGGGCCGGCGGCTCGGGAGCCACCGCACTGCGTTCCTGGCCGGCGTGGTGGTCATGGCGCATACACTGCTGTGGATGCTCCGCGACCCATTGGCGTCACCCGGGCCCCGGCTATCGGTCGTGCTCCTGGGTGGCAGCATGGTCCTCCTGTCCGCACGCTGGCTGGCAGCATTGAGTGGACTGGTGGTCGGCGGGCTGGTCGGCGGCGCCCTCCTGATCCCGGGAGTGGGGCTGGAAGACAACGCGATGCTCAGCCTTCTCGCGGCGACCGTCACAGCATTCATCGTCCAGCGATTCCATGTCCGCAGCGTACGGCGACTCACGGACCTCCGTAGGGCGGCCGAGGAGGAGCGGCAGGCCCGGGAGGAGAGCGACGAACGGTATCGCTTGGCCGCCGAGGGCTCGTCCGATGGGCTCTACGACTGGAACCTGCGGACCCAATCGGTCTTCTTCTCCAACCGCTGGCAGAGTCTGCTGGGCGAAGGCCAGCCCCTCGACTCCGACCCGGCGGAGTGGCTGGGCCGCATCCACCCGGACGACGCCTCCCGGGTCCGTGAGAGCCTCGAGCGACACTGGTCCGGCGCCACCGCGCAATTCGAAGAGGAGCATCGCCTGCGACAGGCCGACGGGGAGTACCGCTGGGTCCTCGCCAGGGGCGTGTCGCAACGCGCGCCGGACGGCACCGCCATCCGCATGGCAGGCTCGCTCACCGACCTCTCCACACGCGGCCTGTTCGACCCGCTCACGGGCCTCCCCAACCGCCGGCTACTCATCGAGCGTCTGGAGCGCGCCCTCGCTGCCCGCGGCCGCGACGACAGTGACTTCTCTGTGCTGTTCGTCGATCTCGACCGCTTCAAGCTCGTGAACGACAGCCTCGGCCACTCGGCCGGAGACGCGCTCCTGATCGAGGCCGCCGCCCGCATCCAGAGTTGCGTGCGCGCCACCGACACGGTCGCGCGACTCGGTGGCGACGAGTTCGTGATCGTCCTCGAGCGCGTGGATGTACCCGAAGGCGTACTCGTCACCATCGAACGCATCCAGAGCAAACTCTCCGTACCCATGAAGGTGGATGCACGCGAGCTCCACCTCGGGGCGAGTATCGGTGCCGTCATGGATACCCGGGGCTACGACGACGCGCTGGACGTCCTGCGAGACGCGGACACTGCCATGTACGAAGCCAAGCAGCGGGGTCAGCCCTGGGCGGTCTTCGACGTGGCGATGCGCGAGCGGCTTTCGGAACGCCTGAGTCTGGAGGGGGAGCTCCACCTGGCCCTGCGCTGCGAGCAGTTCGTCGTGCACTATCAGCCCATCGTGGACGTGGACTCCGAAGAGATCACCGGATACGAGGCCCTGGTCCGCTGGGACCACCCCGAGCGCGGTCTGGTCGGACCCAACCACTTCATCGAAGTCATGGAGGAAACCGGCCTCATCGTGGAGCTGGGCGAGTGGGTTCTCCGCAGCGCCTGCGTGGAGATCATGACCGCGTTCCCCGCTGGAGGATCCGACCCGGCTCCCTCCGTCAGCGTCAATGTGTCCCGCATCCAACTGCGGCCCACGTTCGCCGAGGAAGTCGCCGCCATCCTTCAGGAGGTGGGCTTCGATCCGCGCCGTCTCAAGCTGGAGATCACGGAGACCGCCATCCTGCAGCAGCCTGAGCTGGCTGCCGATACCCTGCGGTCACTCCGGACCCTGGGTGTCCAGATCATGATGGACGACTTCGGCACCGGTCACTCCTCCCTGGGAGTGCTGCAGGTGCTCCCCATCGATCAGCTGAAGATCGACCGCTCGTTCGTTCAACGAATCAGCGAGGATCCCCAGGCGGCCGAGCTGGTCCGCGCCATCATCGCCATGGGTCGGGGTCTGGGACTACAGGTCGTGGCCGAAGGAGTAGAAACGCAAGCGCAGCTCGAGTCGCTCCGCAGCTTCGAGTGCGATCTGGGCCAAGGCTTTCTGTTCGCTCGGCCGGCAGGCCTGCGCGACGTCGGCCGCGCCCTGGCTTCGTAG
- a CDS encoding YceI family protein yields the protein MRIPGLLLTYSIVAASVARPAWGQVAVPGWEVLSESRLEVLTQRGGLLSFFGHDHLVRAERFEGTLSYSPADPSAASVRLVVDAASVRVLTSADSADLGTIQRDMELKVLKPSEFPTIEFTSDEVEADGDRLRIKGVLALVGVERPVELDAVLAAEGDTLEASGEFEIRLRDFGIEPPTAAAGTVKVKNEVTFRIHLLARRLPG from the coding sequence ATGCGAATCCCTGGTCTGCTCCTCACCTACAGCATCGTCGCCGCGTCGGTCGCGCGGCCGGCGTGGGGGCAGGTGGCCGTGCCGGGCTGGGAAGTCCTGTCCGAGAGTCGACTCGAGGTCCTTACGCAGCGGGGCGGTCTCCTCTCGTTCTTCGGACACGACCACCTGGTCCGTGCCGAGCGCTTCGAAGGGACGCTGTCCTACTCGCCCGCCGACCCGTCCGCTGCGTCGGTGCGCCTGGTCGTCGACGCTGCCAGCGTGCGGGTGCTCACCTCCGCGGATTCAGCCGATCTCGGTACCATTCAGCGGGACATGGAGCTGAAGGTGCTGAAACCGTCGGAGTTTCCCACCATCGAGTTCACCTCCGACGAAGTCGAGGCTGACGGTGACCGGCTTCGTATCAAAGGCGTGCTTGCGCTCGTGGGCGTGGAGCGGCCCGTGGAGCTCGACGCCGTGCTCGCGGCCGAAGGAGACACGCTGGAGGCGTCCGGCGAGTTCGAGATCCGACTGCGCGATTTCGGCATCGAGCCACCCACGGCGGCTGCAGGCACCGTGAAGGTCAAGAACGAGGTCACCTTCCGGATCCATCTGCTGGCGCGCCGGCTGCCCGGGTAG
- a CDS encoding NADH-ubiquinone oxidoreductase-F iron-sulfur binding region domain-containing protein: MTPKSNEAILAEWGSQPAPLLPVLHALHQRDGYLSEEALRFVARALRIPIADLYGTVTFYHHFSRDPGGLDRPRVCVGPVCRSRGAAELVAALQGEGKRPLAIPCPGRCDQPVPVLTRDRVQIARNGGAWVQEPTPLPPESPAGTGECVFAQIRAPGRSTLSGYRATGGFEALSTTLGRRSPAEVLEVVDRSRLAGRGGAGFPTGRKWRAVAEAAGAPKSIVCNADEGEPGCFKDRVLLDHDPFAVLEGMALAGYATGAPRGFLYLRYEYPETEQLLARAIAEAEGAGLLGEDILGSGFTFRIHLRRGAGAYICGEETSLLNSLEGKHPFPRNRPPFPVTHGFEGLPTAVNNVETLASVPPILVHGADWYQDLGLGEHSGTKLISLSGDVARPGNYEVPIGLPLRTLLHDWAGGPLPGRRIQAVTMAGLSGGFLGGADLDEVTLDEPSIRSRGGFLGAGGVMVFDDSRDMVSVAHDAMQFFAEESCGKCFPCRIGTQRLLERLAGGGPGTLDAWVDEVADLNETMKRTSACGLGQAAPLITESLLKYFPDQVAAHVGGGHASPERGR; this comes from the coding sequence ATGACGCCAAAGAGCAACGAGGCCATCCTGGCCGAGTGGGGGAGCCAGCCGGCCCCCCTCCTCCCTGTGCTGCACGCGCTCCACCAACGCGACGGCTACCTCTCCGAGGAGGCGCTGCGCTTCGTAGCCCGTGCCCTCAGGATCCCCATCGCAGACCTCTACGGAACGGTCACGTTCTATCACCACTTCTCTCGCGACCCCGGCGGCTTGGACCGACCGCGCGTATGCGTGGGGCCGGTCTGTCGGAGCCGCGGAGCCGCGGAGCTGGTGGCCGCGTTGCAGGGTGAGGGGAAGCGGCCCCTGGCCATCCCCTGCCCGGGTCGCTGCGACCAGCCGGTCCCGGTGCTCACCCGTGACCGGGTCCAGATTGCGCGGAACGGGGGTGCCTGGGTCCAGGAACCGACCCCTCTTCCCCCCGAGTCTCCTGCCGGGACGGGCGAGTGCGTCTTCGCGCAGATCCGCGCGCCGGGGCGCAGCACGCTGTCGGGCTATCGGGCCACGGGTGGCTTCGAGGCCTTGAGCACCACGCTGGGGCGGCGCTCTCCCGCTGAGGTGCTCGAGGTCGTGGACCGTTCCCGCCTCGCCGGGCGCGGGGGAGCCGGCTTCCCGACGGGGCGCAAATGGCGGGCGGTGGCCGAGGCGGCGGGCGCTCCCAAGAGCATCGTGTGCAACGCCGACGAAGGAGAGCCCGGCTGCTTCAAGGACCGCGTTCTGCTCGACCATGATCCCTTCGCGGTGCTCGAAGGCATGGCGCTGGCTGGATACGCGACGGGCGCCCCGCGCGGGTTCCTGTACCTGCGCTACGAGTATCCGGAGACCGAGCAGCTGCTGGCGCGGGCCATCGCCGAGGCCGAGGGAGCCGGCCTGCTCGGTGAGGACATCCTGGGCTCGGGCTTCACCTTCCGCATCCATCTGCGCCGGGGTGCGGGGGCCTACATCTGCGGGGAGGAGACCTCCCTGCTCAACTCCTTGGAAGGCAAGCATCCCTTCCCGCGGAACCGCCCTCCTTTTCCGGTTACGCACGGATTCGAGGGACTACCCACAGCGGTCAACAACGTCGAGACGCTGGCCTCGGTGCCTCCGATCCTGGTGCACGGCGCGGACTGGTACCAGGATCTCGGGTTGGGCGAACACTCCGGCACGAAGCTGATCAGCCTGTCGGGAGACGTAGCGCGCCCGGGGAACTACGAGGTCCCCATCGGACTCCCGTTGCGCACGTTGCTCCACGACTGGGCCGGAGGGCCGCTGCCCGGACGCCGTATTCAAGCGGTGACCATGGCCGGACTGTCTGGTGGCTTTCTGGGCGGCGCCGACCTCGACGAGGTCACGTTGGACGAACCGTCCATCCGGAGCCGCGGAGGCTTCCTGGGCGCCGGCGGCGTGATGGTGTTCGACGATTCCCGCGACATGGTCTCGGTTGCGCATGATGCCATGCAGTTCTTTGCCGAGGAATCCTGTGGCAAGTGCTTCCCGTGTCGCATCGGGACGCAACGCCTGCTGGAACGGCTGGCCGGTGGAGGTCCTGGCACGCTGGACGCCTGGGTGGACGAAGTAGCCGACCTCAACGAGACCATGAAGAGGACGAGCGCGTGCGGACTGGGACAAGCCGCACCGTTGATCACCGAGAGCTTGCTCAAGTATTTCCCGGACCAGGTGGCCGCCCACGTAGGTGGGGGTCACGCTTCACCCGAGAGGGGACGATGA
- a CDS encoding pyruvate kinase produces the protein MSPNAPVQAAPPSAAALDEVYLRALGQDLIALREAAEALEGAHGREVAAAAPDNQASARNLLHYLALRGRDIRGLQDRLSRAGLSSLGRAESHVLVSLDRVLGMIRLALGLPPLASEAAPVGFREGPALLATHAAALLGPSPTERSTRIMVTLPTQAGSDVELVRDMVGAGMDVARINLAHDDEPVWTGMVEAVRSVGGRGGLPTRIVMDLAGPKLRTGDVVGPVDSPRVKRGERFLVVSDGVGDAAASTLLHQHDCVAAVRCGVAEVFLDVRAGDPLALDDGKVAGRVVESTSNWIVVDVTRAKRSGVKLKPGRGINLPETGLTLPALSAEDRKHLDFVVEHADAVSLSFVRTEQDVRDVLAELKQRGGRHLGLILKIETVAAFRRLPGILLAALSWPRVGIMIARGDLAVEAGFERLAEVQEELLWIAEAAHLPTVWATQVLESLAKSGLPSRAEITDAAMSGRAECVMLNKGPYIVEAIQALDDILSRMGAHQQKKRTLLRSLQVSERI, from the coding sequence ATGAGCCCGAACGCACCTGTGCAGGCCGCCCCCCCATCGGCCGCTGCATTGGACGAAGTCTATCTTCGCGCACTCGGCCAGGACTTGATCGCGCTGCGCGAAGCGGCCGAAGCGTTGGAAGGGGCACATGGACGGGAGGTGGCAGCCGCCGCCCCCGACAATCAGGCCTCCGCGCGTAACCTGTTGCACTACTTGGCGCTACGCGGCCGCGACATCCGGGGTCTGCAGGATCGGCTTTCGCGGGCGGGGCTGTCTTCCCTGGGGCGGGCAGAATCCCATGTTCTCGTCAGCCTGGATCGCGTACTGGGGATGATCCGCCTGGCGCTGGGCTTGCCACCACTGGCGTCCGAGGCCGCACCCGTGGGCTTCCGCGAGGGACCGGCCCTGTTGGCCACCCACGCAGCGGCGTTGCTGGGGCCCTCTCCTACAGAGCGGTCCACGCGGATCATGGTCACCCTCCCCACGCAGGCCGGCTCCGACGTGGAGCTGGTTCGGGATATGGTGGGTGCGGGGATGGACGTGGCGCGCATCAACCTGGCCCACGACGACGAGCCGGTTTGGACCGGAATGGTCGAGGCAGTGCGGAGTGTTGGGGGACGTGGCGGGCTTCCCACGCGCATCGTCATGGATCTGGCCGGGCCGAAGCTCCGCACGGGCGACGTGGTCGGCCCGGTCGATTCCCCGCGTGTCAAGCGAGGCGAGCGCTTCCTGGTCGTATCCGATGGCGTGGGCGACGCGGCTGCCAGCACACTGCTGCACCAGCATGACTGTGTCGCCGCTGTCCGCTGTGGCGTAGCGGAGGTGTTCCTGGATGTTCGAGCCGGCGACCCGCTGGCGCTGGACGACGGGAAGGTTGCGGGGCGCGTCGTGGAATCGACTTCAAACTGGATCGTGGTCGATGTCACCCGAGCCAAGCGTTCCGGCGTGAAGCTGAAGCCGGGGCGGGGGATCAACCTGCCGGAGACGGGGCTCACCCTTCCGGCACTGAGCGCGGAGGATCGGAAACATCTCGACTTCGTGGTGGAGCATGCGGATGCTGTGTCTCTCTCCTTCGTCCGGACTGAACAGGATGTGCGCGACGTCCTGGCGGAGCTCAAGCAGCGCGGTGGCCGGCACCTGGGGTTGATCCTGAAGATCGAGACGGTCGCGGCCTTCCGGCGCCTACCGGGCATCCTGTTGGCCGCGCTCTCCTGGCCGCGAGTCGGCATCATGATCGCACGGGGCGACCTCGCCGTCGAGGCAGGCTTCGAGCGTCTGGCCGAAGTGCAGGAGGAGCTTCTGTGGATCGCAGAGGCGGCGCATCTACCGACAGTGTGGGCGACTCAGGTGCTGGAGTCTCTGGCCAAGTCGGGGCTCCCATCCCGGGCCGAGATCACCGATGCCGCCATGAGCGGGCGGGCCGAGTGCGTGATGCTGAACAAGGGGCCATACATCGTCGAGGCGATCCAGGCGCTCGACGACATCCTGTCTCGCATGGGCGCCCATCAACAGAAGAAGCGCACACTCCTGCGCAGCCTGCAGGTCAGCGAGCGCATCTGA